Proteins from a single region of Amblyomma americanum isolate KBUSLIRL-KWMA chromosome 10, ASM5285725v1, whole genome shotgun sequence:
- the LOC144108039 gene encoding mutS protein homolog 4-like — translation MEVETEGSSDDDGTASSATRLRYTHRLARGTCMERNYGLKLAEVSQIPCDVLARAYEVSEQISANLGDDDNGPLYEDDIMRKLERAEIELAGTLMVLAKHSKLEGEELRLRLLEEQQKARQLMDLRKSLESGHLDTE, via the exons ATGGAGGTGGAGACGGAGggcagcagcgacgacgacgGCACCGCGAGCAGCGCCACCAGGCTGCGCTACACGCACAGGCTGGCCAGGGGGACGTGCATGGAGCGAAACTATG GACTTAAGCTGGCGGAAGTATCGCAGATACCCTGTGACGTCCTGGCGAGAGCCTACGAAGTGTCCGAGCAGATATCTGCCAACCTCGGAGATGATGACAAT GGTCCGCTATACGAAGATGACATCATGCGAAAGCTGGAGCGGGCCGAGATCGAACTCGCCGGCACTCTTATGGTGCTGGCAAAACACTCCAAGCTGGAAGGCGAAGAACTGCGATTGCGCCTGCTCGAGGAACAGCAGAAGGCCCGGCAATTGATGGATCTCCGCAAGAGTTTGGAGTCTGGCCACTTGGACACAGAATGA